From Pelosinus fermentans DSM 17108, the proteins below share one genomic window:
- a CDS encoding alpha/beta-type small acid-soluble spore protein, producing the protein MVKGKIDTMQELNAALPNKHEVAEELGIPLDQGHNSELTTSQVGKIGGRIGGQKVKMMIEMAEEQMAENSAAEAAEASNHKQ; encoded by the coding sequence ATGGTCAAAGGTAAAATTGATACAATGCAGGAACTGAATGCAGCCCTTCCTAATAAACATGAAGTAGCAGAGGAACTGGGCATACCACTAGATCAAGGTCATAATAGCGAATTAACCACTAGCCAAGTTGGTAAAATTGGTGGCCGAATCGGTGGTCAAAAAGTAAAAATGATGATCGAAATGGCTGAAGAACAAATGGCAGAAAATTCAGCAGCAGAAGCTGCCGAAGCAAGCAACCATAAACAATAA
- a CDS encoding N-acetylmuramoyl-L-alanine amidase family protein, with amino-acid sequence MKTIYIAKRQIILCLLFMLLIIGTLYADDDRTHKLSGKIIVVDAGHGGIDTGANHSGVLEKDINLAIALELKKVLHQYDAKVVLSREADIELSPECNNEKVKGRYHRDLAARVEMVEESDADLFISLHANAASNSKRQGPEVFYYAKSEPSKSLANVIQNELSKVIKSAPTANPGNYFVLRRNKIPAALIEVGYITNIEERSLLQSPEHQRKLAEAIAKGIYNYY; translated from the coding sequence GTGAAAACTATATATATTGCCAAAAGACAAATTATCTTATGTTTGTTATTTATGCTGCTGATAATTGGTACACTATATGCAGACGATGATAGGACTCATAAACTTTCCGGCAAAATCATTGTCGTGGATGCTGGCCACGGTGGCATTGACACTGGTGCAAATCACTCAGGTGTTCTTGAAAAAGACATTAACTTAGCTATAGCGTTAGAGCTAAAAAAGGTTCTTCATCAGTATGATGCTAAAGTAGTTCTCTCCCGTGAAGCGGACATTGAACTTAGCCCTGAGTGCAACAACGAAAAAGTCAAAGGACGCTACCATCGCGACTTGGCTGCTCGTGTAGAAATGGTCGAAGAATCGGATGCAGATTTATTTATTAGTCTTCACGCAAATGCTGCTTCAAATTCCAAAAGGCAAGGTCCAGAGGTTTTTTATTATGCGAAATCAGAACCCAGCAAGTCATTAGCAAATGTGATACAAAATGAACTCAGTAAAGTCATAAAATCCGCTCCAACCGCTAATCCCGGCAACTACTTTGTGCTGCGCCGCAACAAAATTCCTGCGGCCTTGATTGAAGTTGGCTATATCACGAATATAGAAGAACGCTCCCTCCTACAGTCACCGGAACATCAGCGAAAACTGGCAGAAGCAATTGCAAAAGGCATCTATAATTATTATTAG
- a CDS encoding D-serine ammonia-lyase, with amino-acid sequence MKNRIQGKSMDEWKREHPLLEQIIRTHEVFWTNPQYVGSSDRIITPILSEVDIQDAEKRLLRFAPYIAKVFPKTSETKGIIESPLVKIDKMKEELKALYNQEISGSLYLKCDSHLPISGSVKARGGIYEVLKIAEDIAIEKRIVVETDDYTILASEKCRELFSGYSIVVGSTGNLGLSIGIMGAILGFKVIVHMSSDAKQWKKDLLREKGVTVLEYDSDYAQAVEAGRIQAQQEENSYFIDDENSQNLFLGYAVAGKRLKQQLEHLQILVDQDHPLFVYLPCGVGGAPGGITFGLKTVFDDHVHCFFAEPTHSPAMLLGLMTRLHDKVSVQEFGIDNVTDADGLAVGRPSGFVGKTLEKDISGVFTIQDQELYRLLRRLADSEGIYLEPSALAGFAGPVKLFAESKGRQYLEQSNLRSKMKNATHIVWATGGSMVPEEMMSHFYNKDKAGE; translated from the coding sequence GTGAAAAATCGTATTCAAGGAAAAAGCATGGATGAATGGAAGAGGGAACATCCACTATTGGAGCAGATTATTAGGACTCATGAAGTGTTTTGGACAAACCCTCAGTATGTAGGTTCTAGTGACAGAATCATAACCCCGATTTTAAGCGAAGTTGATATCCAAGATGCGGAAAAAAGGCTTCTTAGATTTGCTCCATATATTGCAAAGGTATTCCCGAAAACTAGCGAAACAAAGGGGATCATTGAATCGCCTCTTGTGAAGATTGATAAAATGAAAGAAGAGCTTAAGGCGTTATATAATCAAGAGATCAGTGGTTCCTTATATCTTAAGTGCGATAGTCATCTGCCCATTTCGGGGTCGGTTAAAGCACGAGGCGGTATTTATGAAGTATTGAAAATCGCCGAGGATATAGCAATTGAAAAAAGGATAGTAGTTGAAACTGATGACTATACGATTCTTGCTAGTGAAAAATGCAGAGAGCTATTTTCCGGATATTCAATTGTTGTAGGATCGACAGGAAATTTAGGTCTTAGCATTGGTATTATGGGTGCTATATTAGGGTTTAAAGTGATTGTTCACATGTCATCAGATGCCAAACAGTGGAAGAAGGATTTGCTCAGAGAAAAAGGTGTTACTGTATTGGAATATGATTCAGATTATGCTCAAGCCGTTGAGGCAGGTAGAATCCAAGCACAACAGGAAGAAAATAGTTACTTTATTGATGATGAAAACTCTCAGAATCTATTTTTAGGTTATGCTGTTGCAGGCAAAAGGCTTAAACAGCAGCTGGAGCATTTGCAGATTCTTGTTGACCAAGACCATCCATTGTTCGTTTATCTTCCTTGCGGCGTTGGTGGTGCACCTGGCGGTATTACCTTTGGTTTAAAGACCGTATTTGATGATCATGTTCATTGCTTTTTTGCAGAACCGACTCACTCTCCTGCCATGCTGCTGGGACTTATGACGAGGCTGCATGACAAAGTGTCGGTTCAAGAATTTGGAATTGACAATGTGACTGATGCCGATGGTCTTGCTGTTGGCAGACCATCGGGATTTGTAGGGAAGACTCTTGAGAAGGATATTAGCGGCGTCTTTACCATACAAGATCAAGAATTATATCGACTGCTCAGAAGGCTGGCGGATTCCGAAGGAATCTATCTTGAGCCATCTGCATTAGCAGGTTTCGCTGGCCCCGTTAAATTATTTGCAGAATCAAAAGGCAGGCAATATTTAGAACAAAGCAATCTTAGATCGAAAATGAAAAATGCCACGCATATTGTCTGGGCTACTGGGGGGAGTATGGTTCCTGAAGAAATGATGAGTCATTTTTATAATAAGGACAAAGCCGGGGAATAA
- a CDS encoding transposase, with the protein MPRQARERSRSGIYHLILRGINKQTIFENDEDRQKFIETLGYYKRVSNYMLYGYCLMDNHIHLLIRENEESISQVIKRISSSYVYWYNQKYERCGHLFQERFKSEVIETDAYFLMALRYIHQNPMKAGIAKDIRKYLWSSYHEYTGTPTIVNIDFALDMFSEDRRKAAELFKGHTKEKNSDACLDYEERLHVSDTEVVEYMKGLGIAAISELQRLTREQRDAVIRKMKEHKGVTLRQLARVTGISKSVIDRT; encoded by the coding sequence ATGCCAAGGCAGGCTCGTGAGAGAAGCAGAAGTGGAATCTATCATTTAATTTTAAGAGGAATTAACAAGCAAACGATATTCGAAAATGATGAAGACCGACAGAAGTTTATTGAAACGTTAGGGTATTACAAAAGGGTTAGTAATTACATGCTGTATGGTTATTGTCTGATGGATAACCACATTCATTTACTGATACGAGAAAATGAGGAATCCATATCGCAAGTAATAAAACGAATCAGCAGCAGCTATGTATATTGGTATAATCAAAAATATGAACGATGCGGGCACTTGTTTCAGGAGCGTTTTAAAAGTGAAGTAATAGAAACAGATGCCTATTTTCTTATGGCATTGCGATATATTCATCAAAATCCGATGAAAGCAGGAATTGCGAAGGATATCAGAAAATACTTGTGGAGCAGCTATCATGAGTATACTGGCACTCCTACTATCGTCAATATTGACTTTGCATTAGATATGTTTTCAGAGGATAGAAGGAAAGCTGCGGAATTATTTAAAGGCCACACTAAGGAGAAAAATTCAGATGCATGCTTAGACTATGAGGAACGGCTGCATGTATCGGATACAGAGGTCGTGGAATATATGAAAGGATTAGGAATTGCTGCAATTAGTGAATTGCAACGACTGACAAGAGAACAGCGGGATGCTGTGATAAGAAAAATGAAAGAGCACAAGGGTGTCACCCTAAGACAATTGGCAAGGGTAACTGGGATCTCAAAGAGTGTGATTGACAGGACGTAG
- a CDS encoding PucR family transcriptional regulator, protein MGQGTCRPLVPGEFEWTEMMYVAVRVEDLLKLPTFKLSHTLAGVRGLIREVEYIDVLEHPDIDVLIKPRVLYLTSGFAFHENEQLQETLIAHMEDIGAAGLVVEPGRYLTLLSSRMIEEANRLQFPIVELPQGAVFANIIREGLEQIFLQQSAILRRSQEIQRQLTQVAFSGANLQQISQTIANLMGNTIIVADQNFSLLSFAFWEKEHKNHKRKAYVGRTLDQYLYNLERTGFIDKIRKTKKADRVEVLFSKQGEQAWVVVPVLVNDEILGYIAVLEDYHRMREEDWGALVQAATVTGMAIYKQVVEEEVARRQRNDFLFHVLEGQLPLDQEVVEQAKSLQISLHMTWSIIQIELVNLEEYRRRHFAGSVQEEAASKQRDLAILIDQLMAKQKDLLVACKQEWITVLCPMTVNSHAREQAMQRVEIIKQELLRFAPELEIAVGVSRVCEDYRQLPSAYREARETLEIGRILDPLARVYCFWDLGVYQILTKLKDMPELKEYYEAILGRFDHLDTLTRSEFVKTLEAYFNANGNIFKAAQLLYLHRNSMTYRLKRIQDILGVDLDDSEVRFNLQLALKIRKVFP, encoded by the coding sequence GTGGGACAAGGAACCTGTCGTCCCCTTGTCCCGGGAGAATTTGAATGGACGGAGATGATGTATGTGGCTGTCCGGGTAGAGGATTTGTTAAAATTGCCAACCTTCAAGCTATCCCATACCTTGGCGGGTGTGCGGGGACTTATCCGGGAAGTGGAATATATTGATGTACTGGAACATCCTGATATTGATGTGCTGATTAAACCACGAGTCTTATATCTTACCAGTGGGTTTGCATTTCATGAAAATGAGCAGCTGCAGGAAACTTTGATTGCTCATATGGAAGATATCGGAGCAGCCGGACTTGTTGTTGAGCCTGGCCGCTATCTGACTCTGCTATCTTCCCGAATGATTGAAGAGGCGAATCGTCTGCAATTTCCCATTGTAGAATTGCCTCAGGGGGCTGTGTTTGCCAATATTATTAGAGAAGGTTTGGAACAGATTTTTTTGCAGCAAAGCGCAATCTTAAGACGTTCTCAGGAAATCCAAAGACAGCTTACGCAAGTAGCATTTTCCGGCGCGAATTTGCAGCAAATTTCACAAACCATTGCAAATTTGATGGGCAATACCATCATTGTAGCGGATCAGAATTTTTCATTGCTTTCGTTTGCCTTTTGGGAAAAGGAGCATAAAAATCACAAACGTAAGGCATATGTGGGAAGAACGCTGGATCAATATTTGTATAATCTGGAACGAACAGGCTTTATTGATAAGATACGCAAGACTAAGAAAGCGGACCGTGTGGAAGTCTTATTCAGTAAACAAGGTGAGCAGGCCTGGGTGGTGGTACCCGTTTTGGTCAATGATGAAATCCTTGGATACATCGCCGTATTGGAGGATTACCATCGAATGCGGGAAGAAGACTGGGGGGCATTGGTACAGGCTGCTACTGTAACGGGAATGGCCATTTATAAGCAGGTAGTGGAGGAAGAGGTTGCCCGCCGTCAGCGCAATGATTTTTTATTTCATGTATTGGAAGGGCAGCTGCCCCTGGATCAGGAAGTAGTGGAACAGGCAAAATCGCTGCAGATTTCTTTACATATGACGTGGAGTATAATTCAGATTGAATTGGTGAATTTAGAGGAATATCGGCGGAGACATTTTGCAGGCAGTGTTCAGGAAGAGGCAGCTAGTAAACAGCGGGATCTGGCAATACTAATCGATCAATTAATGGCAAAGCAAAAGGATTTACTGGTAGCTTGCAAACAGGAGTGGATCACGGTTCTTTGTCCAATGACGGTCAATAGCCACGCTAGGGAGCAGGCTATGCAGCGGGTAGAGATAATCAAGCAGGAATTACTGCGATTTGCTCCGGAGCTTGAAATTGCGGTAGGAGTGAGCCGGGTTTGCGAGGACTACAGGCAGCTGCCCTCAGCTTATCGTGAGGCCAGGGAGACTCTGGAGATCGGACGAATTTTAGACCCACTGGCAAGGGTATATTGCTTTTGGGATTTAGGAGTATATCAAATTCTTACAAAGCTAAAGGATATGCCGGAGTTGAAGGAATACTATGAGGCGATTTTAGGCCGGTTTGATCATTTGGATACCTTAACCCGAAGTGAATTTGTAAAAACCTTGGAGGCATATTTCAATGCCAATGGAAATATTTTCAAAGCCGCTCAACTTTTATATCTTCATCGCAACAGTATGACATATCGATTAAAGAGGATTCAGGATATATTGGGAGTGGATTTGGACGACTCGGAAGTCCGCTTTAATTTGCAATTGGCACTCAAGATACGAAAGGTTTTTCCTTGA
- a CDS encoding OPT family oligopeptide transporter, which produces MSSEERRLDYLNVSGKEYVPYVPADKVIPEFTATAIIIGFILAIVFGMANAYLGLKAGMTVSATIPAAVISMGILKGILKRGTILENTVAQSIASSGEAVAAGMIFTVPALFLWGYAPDMMTMTLMALLGGSLGVLLMIPLRRYLIVDEHHNLPYPEGTACAEVLVVGDQGGTGAKTVFAGIGIGAGYKFLMGAMGIWNENPEWPIPGLKGAAIGFDVLPALLGVGFIIGPRAAFTMFAGSFLSWMVLMPLIAYFGSGLTAPVFPATTPISQMDHWDLWSKYIRYIGAGGVAVGGMFSLIKSLPTIFSSFKASLGGLTKGGGSGDENLRTQKDMPMSIILIGAVVIFLACAFLPQLHMGVIGGIMVVLFGFFFTTVSSRIVGLIGSSSNPVSGMTIGTLIIVSVLLKAMGFTGIEGMLAALSIGALVCISIAMAGDTSQDLKTAFLVGATPYRQQYALLIGVVASAAVIGWTLTMLNSAYGFGTKELAAPQATLMSLVVKGVIDGSLPWALVGIGASVAVVAELLGISVLAFAVGMYLPIHLNAAIATGGLLSLIMTKVIKNADQLKRRTEEGILLASGLIAGDSLMGVVLALMVYQGVDISMDMKWGGMLNEVSMGIFVILAIAFLRHCLTYKLDKEN; this is translated from the coding sequence ATGAGTAGTGAAGAACGAAGGTTAGATTATCTGAATGTGTCAGGGAAGGAGTATGTTCCTTACGTACCAGCAGACAAAGTCATTCCCGAGTTTACAGCAACAGCAATTATTATCGGTTTTATTTTAGCAATTGTGTTCGGTATGGCAAATGCGTATCTTGGTCTAAAGGCTGGGATGACCGTAAGCGCTACCATTCCGGCAGCAGTTATTTCTATGGGGATCTTGAAAGGAATATTAAAAAGAGGAACGATTTTGGAGAACACGGTAGCCCAGTCTATTGCTTCCTCGGGTGAGGCCGTGGCTGCAGGTATGATTTTTACTGTACCGGCCCTGTTCCTATGGGGATACGCACCTGATATGATGACAATGACATTGATGGCATTACTTGGTGGTTCTCTTGGCGTGTTGCTCATGATTCCGCTGCGTCGTTATTTGATTGTGGATGAGCATCATAATCTTCCATATCCGGAAGGTACTGCCTGTGCAGAAGTGCTGGTTGTAGGTGACCAAGGAGGCACTGGTGCGAAAACAGTATTTGCTGGAATTGGTATCGGTGCAGGATATAAATTTCTAATGGGGGCCATGGGTATTTGGAATGAAAACCCTGAGTGGCCGATTCCAGGTCTCAAGGGCGCGGCTATCGGATTTGATGTCCTGCCAGCTTTGCTGGGCGTAGGCTTTATTATCGGACCCCGGGCGGCTTTTACTATGTTTGCTGGCAGCTTTCTTAGCTGGATGGTCCTTATGCCGCTGATTGCTTATTTCGGCAGCGGTTTAACAGCACCGGTATTTCCAGCAACTACACCCATTTCCCAAATGGATCATTGGGATTTATGGAGTAAGTATATTCGTTATATTGGCGCAGGCGGCGTAGCTGTAGGCGGTATGTTTAGCCTGATTAAGTCTTTACCTACCATTTTTAGTTCTTTTAAGGCTTCTCTTGGGGGGCTGACAAAAGGCGGCGGTTCTGGTGACGAAAATCTTAGAACGCAAAAAGATATGCCGATGTCCATTATTTTAATTGGTGCAGTCGTTATCTTTCTTGCGTGTGCCTTCCTGCCTCAGCTTCATATGGGCGTAATCGGAGGGATTATGGTGGTGCTGTTCGGCTTTTTCTTCACCACGGTGTCTTCCCGTATCGTAGGTCTGATCGGTTCTTCCAGTAATCCGGTTTCCGGAATGACCATTGGCACTTTGATTATAGTAAGTGTACTGCTAAAAGCAATGGGTTTCACGGGTATTGAAGGTATGCTGGCAGCTCTTAGCATTGGAGCTCTAGTTTGTATCTCCATTGCAATGGCGGGGGATACTTCTCAGGATTTAAAAACAGCCTTTTTAGTTGGTGCCACTCCTTATCGCCAGCAATATGCTCTTTTAATTGGTGTTGTTGCATCCGCTGCTGTTATTGGCTGGACGCTGACGATGTTAAATAGCGCTTATGGTTTTGGCACGAAAGAATTGGCCGCACCACAGGCTACATTGATGTCACTGGTTGTCAAGGGTGTTATCGATGGTTCTTTGCCTTGGGCGTTAGTTGGTATCGGTGCCTCTGTGGCAGTTGTTGCTGAATTGCTGGGAATTTCTGTGTTGGCTTTTGCAGTAGGTATGTATCTGCCAATTCACCTAAATGCAGCGATTGCTACCGGTGGTCTGCTCAGCTTAATTATGACGAAGGTAATAAAAAATGCAGATCAATTGAAAAGACGTACAGAAGAAGGAATCTTACTTGCTTCTGGCTTAATTGCCGGTGATT